In Mycobacterium gallinarum, a single window of DNA contains:
- a CDS encoding class I SAM-dependent methyltransferase yields the protein MTSESTAKADGAVLTGVSETALMTLQVRANEARRPDSIIDDPMAILLVDSIDFDWAKFGLSRRQDMAVRALGFDIEARRYLTDHPRATVVALAEGLQTSFYRLNDGAVGDEFRWLTVDLPPMIELRRKLLPASERIEMRAQSALDFSWMDDVPVDDGVFITAEGLLMYLQPDEALGLIAACAQRFPGGRMMFDLAPAWFAKGITRGMLRPTLRYRVPPMPFSMTPSELANLVNDVPGIRAVHDLPMPPGRGKAFNAVVSIGQRVRLFDPVRPVNTLLEFG from the coding sequence GTGACTTCCGAATCGACCGCGAAGGCCGACGGCGCCGTCTTGACCGGTGTCTCCGAAACGGCGCTGATGACACTGCAGGTCCGCGCCAACGAGGCGCGCAGGCCGGATTCGATCATCGACGACCCGATGGCGATCCTGCTGGTGGATTCCATCGATTTCGACTGGGCCAAGTTCGGCCTGAGCCGGCGGCAGGACATGGCGGTGCGCGCGCTGGGCTTCGACATCGAAGCGCGTCGCTACCTCACCGACCACCCGCGGGCCACCGTGGTGGCACTGGCCGAGGGCCTGCAGACCAGCTTCTATCGCCTCAACGATGGCGCCGTCGGTGATGAATTCCGTTGGCTCACTGTCGATCTACCGCCGATGATCGAATTACGCCGCAAACTGCTCCCGGCGTCGGAGCGTATCGAGATGCGCGCACAGTCGGCGCTCGACTTCAGTTGGATGGACGATGTGCCCGTCGATGACGGTGTGTTCATCACCGCCGAGGGGCTGCTGATGTACCTGCAGCCCGACGAAGCCCTCGGTTTGATCGCCGCATGCGCGCAACGCTTTCCTGGAGGCCGGATGATGTTCGACCTGGCGCCGGCCTGGTTCGCCAAGGGGATCACCCGGGGGATGCTTCGACCCACGCTGCGCTACCGGGTGCCGCCGATGCCGTTCAGTATGACGCCGTCGGAGCTGGCAAATCTCGTCAACGACGTGCCCGGCATCCGCGCGGTGCACGATTTGCCGATGCCGCCCGGACGCGGCAAAGCCTTCAACGCCGTCGTGTCGATCGGTCAGCGGGTGCGCCTGTTCGACCCCGTGCGGCCGGTGAACACGCTGCTGGAATTCGGCTAG
- a CDS encoding GntR family transcriptional regulator: protein MTKLGDWVCIDHRASSPLFDQLRTQIIEGVRDGRLPPGTRLPTVRELAGQLGLAVNTVARAYRELESAGVLETRGRFGTFVARVDPADAAMATAAHTYVTAAKALGIEKADALRYIEIAFG, encoded by the coding sequence GTGACCAAGTTGGGGGATTGGGTTTGCATCGACCACCGCGCTTCGAGCCCCCTGTTTGACCAGCTCAGAACGCAGATCATCGAAGGCGTGCGCGACGGCAGGTTGCCGCCGGGCACCCGTTTGCCGACGGTGCGCGAACTGGCCGGTCAACTCGGCCTGGCCGTCAATACGGTGGCCCGCGCCTATCGCGAGCTGGAGTCGGCGGGCGTTCTCGAAACCCGGGGCCGCTTCGGCACTTTCGTCGCGCGCGTAGACCCCGCCGATGCCGCGATGGCCACGGCCGCCCACACCTACGTGACGGCGGCCAAGGCGCTGGGAATCGAGAAGGCAGATGCGCTCCGCTACATCGAAATCGCGTTCGGCTAG
- a CDS encoding NAD-dependent deacylase: MQVTVLSGAGISAESGVPTFRDAETGLWAKVDPYEISSSEGWQANPERVWAWYLWRHYMMGSVDPNDGHRAVAAWQDYAEVHVVTQNVDNLHERAGSKNVYHLHGSLFEFRCDRCRSAYTGELPSMPEPAETVDPPRCVCGGMIRPNVVWFGEALPDVEWQRSVEAVAGADIVIVVGTSSIVYPAAGLPEMALANGKVVIEVNPEPTPLSAAATVSLRETAAGALPSLLQRLPALLG, encoded by the coding sequence GTGCAAGTGACGGTCCTCAGCGGTGCGGGCATCTCGGCCGAAAGCGGTGTGCCGACGTTCCGGGATGCCGAGACCGGGCTGTGGGCCAAGGTGGATCCCTACGAAATTTCGAGCTCAGAGGGCTGGCAGGCCAACCCCGAGCGGGTGTGGGCGTGGTACCTGTGGCGGCACTACATGATGGGCTCGGTCGACCCCAACGACGGCCACCGGGCCGTGGCGGCCTGGCAGGACTACGCCGAAGTGCACGTCGTGACCCAGAACGTCGACAATCTGCACGAGCGGGCGGGCAGCAAGAACGTCTACCACCTGCACGGCAGCCTGTTCGAATTCCGTTGTGATCGCTGTCGATCGGCATACACCGGCGAGTTGCCCTCGATGCCCGAACCGGCCGAGACCGTAGACCCGCCGCGGTGCGTCTGCGGCGGCATGATCCGGCCCAACGTGGTGTGGTTCGGGGAAGCGCTGCCCGACGTCGAGTGGCAACGCTCGGTCGAGGCCGTTGCGGGGGCCGACATCGTGATCGTGGTCGGCACCTCGTCGATCGTCTATCCCGCGGCGGGGCTGCCGGAGATGGCTCTGGCCAACGGCAAAGTGGTCATCGAGGTCAACCCCGAACCCACTCCATTGTCGGCGGCTGCGACGGTGTCGCTGCGAGAGACCGCAGCGGGCGCGCTGCCGAGCCTGCTGCAGCGACTGCCCGCGCTGCTCGGCTAG
- a CDS encoding class I SAM-dependent methyltransferase, translating to MQNNVDNPFFARLWKVMSTHETDAIKRLRRENLAGLSGRVLEVGAGTGTNFEFYPDTVTEVVAVEPERTLAEVAQQAAAAAPVPVTVSTDTVEQYMAAGGEPFDAVVCSLVLCSVEDPESVLRELHSLLRPGGELRYLEHIASSGARAGLQKFADATLWPRLLGNCHTHRHTEQSIAGAGFTVSRARREWTMPRWVPLPVAEFAIGRAVRAA from the coding sequence ATGCAGAACAACGTCGATAACCCGTTCTTCGCCCGCTTGTGGAAGGTGATGTCCACCCACGAGACCGATGCGATCAAGCGACTGCGGCGGGAGAACCTCGCCGGCCTGTCGGGTCGCGTGCTGGAGGTGGGTGCGGGCACGGGGACGAACTTCGAGTTCTATCCCGACACCGTGACCGAGGTGGTCGCCGTCGAGCCCGAACGTACGCTTGCCGAGGTGGCGCAGCAGGCGGCCGCCGCGGCCCCGGTACCGGTCACGGTCAGCACCGACACGGTGGAGCAGTACATGGCAGCCGGGGGTGAACCGTTCGACGCCGTGGTGTGCTCGCTTGTGCTGTGCTCGGTCGAGGATCCCGAAAGTGTTCTGCGAGAGTTACATTCGTTGTTGAGGCCGGGAGGTGAGCTGCGGTATCTCGAGCACATCGCCAGCAGCGGGGCGCGCGCCGGTCTGCAGAAGTTCGCAGACGCCACGCTCTGGCCGCGGCTGCTCGGCAACTGCCATACCCATCGGCACACCGAGCAGAGCATCGCCGGCGCCGGGTTCACCGTGTCGAGGGCGCGCCGCGAATGGACGATGCCGAGGTGGGTGCCGTTGCCGGTCGCGGAATTCGCGATCGGCCGCGCGGTGAGAGCGGCCTAG
- a CDS encoding TetR/AcrR family transcriptional regulator, protein MKRRRAPRGSGEQLRDEILDATTDLLLETGHAKEVSIRSVSKRVGVTPPSIYLHFTDKDALLDAVCARYFEKLDEEMQAAAAGEAAAIDALRAQGLAYVRFAVKTPELYRIATMGEGRPGSDVDTMLNTSAFVHICNTVEALMTEGILPQDDPTTVALELWTTAHGVAAMLISRPYLPWGETEAFADRVLRAVVVGEIVSGAIGPMTAPQDAMAKLKGLLDAEQRR, encoded by the coding sequence ATGAAACGGCGACGCGCGCCACGTGGGTCAGGTGAGCAACTTCGCGACGAGATTCTCGACGCGACCACCGATCTGCTGCTGGAGACCGGGCACGCCAAAGAGGTGTCCATCCGGTCGGTGTCCAAGCGCGTCGGAGTGACACCGCCATCGATCTATCTGCACTTCACCGACAAGGACGCACTGCTGGACGCGGTGTGCGCACGGTATTTCGAGAAGCTCGACGAGGAGATGCAGGCGGCCGCCGCCGGTGAGGCCGCAGCCATTGACGCGCTGCGCGCGCAAGGTCTGGCGTATGTGCGCTTCGCGGTGAAAACCCCTGAGCTTTACCGGATTGCCACCATGGGCGAGGGGCGGCCGGGCAGCGACGTGGACACGATGCTGAACACCTCGGCGTTCGTGCACATCTGCAACACGGTCGAGGCCCTGATGACCGAGGGCATCCTGCCCCAAGACGACCCGACCACCGTCGCGCTGGAACTGTGGACGACGGCGCACGGGGTGGCGGCGATGCTGATCTCGCGGCCATACCTGCCGTGGGGTGAGACCGAGGCGTTCGCCGACCGGGTACTCAGAGCCGTCGTCGTCGGAGAGATCGTGTCGGGGGCAATCGGGCCGATGACCGCGCCGCAGGATGCCATGGCCAAGTTGAAGGGACTGCTGGATGCAGAACAACGTCGATAA
- a CDS encoding MMPL family transporter, whose product MLERIAGLAIRAPRRIVAIAALVMLACGIFGIPVAKSLSAGGMQDPTSESAQATQLLVDKFGQGDMELVISLTDDSASAQSPATRAVAADIVTQLEESPSVAQVTSAWTAPPSAVPALISKDGKTGLIVAGITGGESGAQKHAKDLTDRLVHDRDGVTVRAGGVAMTYVQINAQSEKDLLMMEAIAIPLSFIVLVWVFGGLLAAALPLAVGGFAILGSMAVLRATTYVTDVSIFAMNLTIAMGLALAIDYTLLIISRYRDELAGGADRDRALVRTMTTAGRTVLFSALTVALSMVAMVLFPMYFLKSFAYAGIAVVTFAAVAAIVVAPAAIVLLGDRLDALDTRRLFRRLLGRPDPVRKPVEQMFWYRSTKFVMRRSIPVAFIIVTVLLLLGAPFLGIKWGFPDDRVLPQSASAREVGDELRTDFAVDSSTNVTVVIPDAAGATPAELDRYASALSQVVDVSSVSAPGGSFIDGRLSGPPAAATGMKDGSAFFTIGSTAPLFSDASEAQLDAVHAVSTPDGKPVLVTGLAQINHDSSQAITSRLPLVLGVIAVITFVLLFLLTGSVVLPLKALVLNVLSLTAAFGALVWIFQDGHLGALGTTPTGTLVANLPVLLFCLAFGLSMDYEVFLISRIREYWLRSGKTRADNDESVALGLAKTGRVVTAAALLMSISFAALIAAEVSFMRMMGVGMTLAIIADATLVRMALVPAFMHMLGRWNWWSPKPLVKLHERIGISESADDPTPVPETPPTAVPAR is encoded by the coding sequence GTGCTTGAACGCATCGCAGGGCTGGCGATCAGGGCACCACGGCGCATCGTGGCGATTGCGGCGCTCGTCATGCTGGCGTGCGGGATTTTCGGCATCCCCGTCGCCAAGAGCCTGTCCGCCGGGGGCATGCAGGATCCCACCTCGGAGTCGGCGCAGGCGACGCAACTGCTGGTCGACAAGTTCGGCCAGGGCGACATGGAACTCGTCATCAGCCTCACCGACGACAGCGCGAGCGCCCAGAGTCCGGCGACGCGCGCGGTAGCCGCGGACATCGTCACGCAGCTGGAGGAATCCCCCAGCGTTGCGCAAGTGACGTCCGCGTGGACCGCACCGCCGTCGGCCGTCCCCGCGCTCATCAGCAAGGACGGGAAGACGGGTCTGATCGTCGCCGGCATCACCGGCGGGGAGAGCGGCGCGCAGAAGCACGCCAAGGATCTCACCGACAGGCTGGTCCACGACCGCGACGGGGTGACGGTGCGCGCAGGCGGTGTGGCGATGACCTACGTCCAGATCAACGCGCAGAGCGAAAAAGACCTGCTGATGATGGAAGCCATCGCGATTCCGCTGAGCTTCATCGTGCTGGTCTGGGTGTTCGGGGGGCTACTGGCCGCGGCGCTGCCCCTGGCCGTCGGCGGGTTCGCGATCCTCGGATCGATGGCCGTGCTCCGTGCAACCACCTATGTCACCGATGTGTCCATCTTCGCCATGAACCTCACCATCGCCATGGGTTTGGCGCTCGCCATCGACTACACACTGCTCATCATCAGCCGATACCGCGACGAGCTCGCCGGCGGCGCCGATCGGGACCGAGCGCTGGTCCGCACCATGACGACCGCCGGTCGCACAGTGCTGTTCTCGGCGCTGACGGTCGCGCTGTCGATGGTCGCGATGGTGCTTTTCCCGATGTACTTCCTAAAGTCGTTCGCCTACGCGGGGATCGCCGTGGTGACTTTCGCGGCGGTGGCGGCGATCGTGGTGGCGCCCGCGGCGATAGTCCTGCTCGGGGACCGGCTCGATGCATTGGACACCCGTCGGCTGTTCCGCCGGCTCCTCGGCAGGCCCGATCCGGTGCGCAAGCCCGTCGAGCAGATGTTCTGGTACCGCAGCACGAAATTCGTCATGCGCCGCTCGATTCCGGTCGCTTTCATCATCGTCACCGTGCTGCTCTTGCTCGGTGCGCCCTTCCTGGGTATCAAGTGGGGCTTCCCAGACGATCGCGTGCTACCGCAATCTGCCTCGGCGCGCGAGGTCGGTGATGAGTTGCGAACTGACTTCGCGGTGGACTCGTCGACCAACGTCACCGTCGTGATACCCGACGCCGCGGGGGCGACCCCGGCCGAACTCGATCGGTATGCGAGCGCACTGTCCCAGGTGGTCGACGTGTCGTCGGTGTCTGCACCCGGTGGTTCGTTCATCGACGGCCGGCTGTCCGGGCCGCCCGCCGCGGCGACCGGCATGAAGGACGGCAGCGCCTTCTTCACCATCGGCAGTACGGCGCCACTGTTCTCCGACGCCTCCGAAGCTCAGCTCGACGCGGTGCACGCCGTCAGCACACCGGATGGAAAGCCGGTGCTCGTCACCGGTCTTGCCCAGATCAACCACGACAGCTCACAGGCGATCACGTCGCGGCTGCCGCTGGTTCTCGGTGTCATCGCGGTCATCACCTTCGTGCTGCTGTTCCTACTCACCGGCAGCGTGGTACTTCCGCTGAAGGCGTTGGTGCTCAACGTGTTATCGCTGACGGCCGCGTTCGGCGCGTTGGTGTGGATCTTCCAGGACGGCCACTTGGGTGCGCTGGGCACCACGCCCACCGGGACGCTGGTCGCGAACCTGCCGGTGTTGTTGTTCTGCCTCGCATTCGGGTTGTCGATGGACTACGAAGTGTTCCTGATATCGCGGATCCGCGAATACTGGCTGAGGTCCGGCAAGACACGTGCGGACAACGACGAAAGCGTCGCACTGGGCCTGGCCAAGACCGGCCGGGTGGTCACCGCGGCCGCATTGCTGATGTCGATCTCGTTCGCCGCGCTGATCGCCGCCGAGGTGTCGTTCATGAGGATGATGGGCGTCGGGATGACGCTGGCGATCATCGCCGATGCCACACTGGTTCGTATGGCGCTGGTGCCCGCATTCATGCACATGCTCGGCCGATGGAACTGGTGGTCGCCCAAGCCCCTGGTCAAGTTGCACGAACGGATCGGGATCAGCGAGTCCGCAGACGATCCGACGCCGGTCCCGGAAACGCCACCGACGGCCGTGCCCGCGCGATGA
- a CDS encoding DoxX family protein, producing MTTSTAEPTTSSTTPLIDVGLLILRIGIGGAMLHAGLLKVFSFEATAGFMEAGGWTPSTFAALMVTATELLGGIGLLLGVLTPLAACAVIAAMIDAWAVNVSAAEVWADPFNAPFLIAVGGTALLFAGAGAYSVDARLFGRTVWSARIAIGLLIVAIAAALFTWVLLNGTNPIHFDAPTS from the coding sequence ATGACAACCTCGACCGCTGAACCGACCACCTCGAGCACCACGCCCTTGATCGATGTCGGCCTGTTGATCCTGCGTATCGGGATCGGCGGGGCAATGCTGCATGCCGGCCTACTGAAGGTGTTCAGCTTCGAGGCCACCGCCGGCTTCATGGAGGCGGGCGGGTGGACGCCGTCGACCTTCGCCGCGCTGATGGTGACGGCGACTGAATTGCTGGGCGGGATCGGACTGCTCCTCGGCGTGCTGACACCGCTGGCGGCATGCGCTGTCATCGCGGCGATGATCGACGCGTGGGCGGTGAACGTCTCGGCCGCGGAGGTGTGGGCCGACCCGTTCAACGCACCGTTTCTGATCGCGGTCGGCGGCACAGCACTCCTTTTCGCCGGCGCGGGCGCGTACTCGGTCGACGCGCGACTGTTCGGCAGGACGGTGTGGTCGGCCAGGATTGCGATCGGCCTACTGATCGTGGCGATCGCAGCGGCACTTTTCACCTGGGTTTTGCTCAACGGGACGAACCCGATCCACTTCGACGCCCCGACCAGCTGA
- a CDS encoding NAD(P)H-dependent flavin oxidoreductase encodes MTINTKFTETFGIEHPVVQGGMQWVGRAELVAAVANAGALGFITALTQPTPADLAKEIAKCRDLTDKPFGVNLTILPTINPPPYDEYRQVIVDSGIKIVETAGSNPAPHLPMFHDNGIKVLHKCTSVRHAVKAQSLGVDGISIDGFECAGHPGEDDIPGLVLIPAAAVKIDIPMIASGGFADGRGLVAALALGADGINMGSRFMCTVESAIHQNVKEAIVAGSELDTEMIFRPLRNTARVASNAVSREVVEILNRGGQFEDVKDLVAGSRGVKVYEVGDLDAGIWSVGTAMGLINDIPTCGELVARIVDEAEEIITGRLAGMVEADQEENVA; translated from the coding sequence ATGACGATCAACACCAAGTTCACCGAAACCTTCGGTATCGAGCATCCCGTCGTACAGGGTGGTATGCAGTGGGTCGGCCGCGCCGAACTCGTTGCGGCAGTGGCGAATGCGGGTGCGCTCGGGTTCATCACCGCGCTGACGCAGCCGACGCCCGCCGATTTGGCGAAGGAGATCGCGAAGTGCCGCGATCTGACGGACAAGCCCTTCGGGGTGAACCTGACGATCCTGCCGACCATCAACCCGCCGCCGTATGACGAGTACCGGCAGGTGATCGTCGACTCCGGCATCAAGATCGTCGAAACCGCGGGCTCCAACCCCGCACCGCACCTGCCGATGTTTCACGACAACGGGATCAAGGTGCTGCACAAGTGCACCTCGGTGCGGCACGCAGTCAAGGCACAGAGCCTCGGTGTGGACGGCATCAGCATCGACGGTTTCGAATGCGCGGGTCATCCAGGTGAGGACGACATACCAGGACTCGTGCTTATTCCTGCCGCTGCGGTCAAGATCGACATCCCGATGATCGCCTCGGGCGGGTTTGCCGACGGTCGCGGGCTGGTGGCTGCGCTCGCGCTGGGGGCCGACGGCATCAACATGGGCAGCCGCTTCATGTGCACCGTCGAGTCGGCGATTCACCAGAACGTCAAGGAAGCGATCGTGGCGGGCAGCGAGCTCGACACCGAGATGATCTTCCGGCCGCTGCGCAACACCGCCCGCGTCGCGAGCAACGCGGTCTCGCGCGAGGTCGTCGAGATCCTGAACCGCGGCGGTCAGTTCGAAGACGTCAAGGACTTGGTCGCCGGATCACGCGGCGTCAAGGTCTACGAGGTCGGTGATCTGGACGCAGGCATCTGGTCGGTCGGCACCGCGATGGGTCTGATCAACGACATCCCGACGTGCGGCGAGCTGGTGGCGCGGATCGTCGACGAAGCCGAAGAGATCATCACCGGCAGACTGGCCGGCATGGTCGAGGCCGACCAAGAAGAGAACGTCGCGTAG